In Notolabrus celidotus isolate fNotCel1 chromosome 5, fNotCel1.pri, whole genome shotgun sequence, the genomic window ACCTTCACCTTCTTCCATCACTCCATGGTCCAGCTCTGATGTTCATGTGCCCCTTGTAGGAGCTTTCAGAGGTGGACACCCTTAGCggtctgcagcttcacagaccggtacacaacaaactgtgatcactgtgtgttctgacacctCACTGTTccagcagtttgagctccagCAGCTCTTTAGTTGGATCACACCACACAGGCTAGCCTATACTCCACTTACTGGTAGGTCCTGATCTCTGCAGACCGGGAACTCctcacaagagctgcagtttaggAGATGCCCTGACCCAGTCGTCTAAGCATCGCAGTTTGGTCCTTCTCAATGTGGCTCTCATCTTCACACTCGCACATTTTTCCTGCATCAACTTAAAGAACAAAATATGAATCTGTTACCTCACACATCCCCCCGACATGTGACTCTGTAAAGAGATGATAAATGAGTGTCTTTACATGCACACGAAACAACCAATCATAACCTGATTACAGGAGTCATCATGTTAGCAGCATAAtccaatattttttattagacAGAGGCCATTATCAGTTTATGAAAAAACCTGTTATTTGCCCAGTAATCTGTTTTACTCAGCGCAGGTATTAAGCTAGATCTGGTTTCTTTTGTTCTACATATGTGCATTAGTGAAGTATGCAAGCGGAAGGATGTGGAACCCTCATAGTTTACTTGAGGTATGAAATGTTGCATTCAATTCTGTTGCCATCCCTTCAAAAAACATGTAAGGCTGATTTATGGACACCAAACTGATTCACtatcagtctgttttctctgtagATACTGAGTCTGCACGGTGCAACttgcattttcagaatcaatcaatcaatctttatttatatagcgccaaatctcaTCTTGatacaccatgagcagagcaccttgcagtatttagctagttacagcagtgaggaaaaacttcctttaacaggcagaaacctccagcagaaccagacttatgttagacagccatctgcctcgaccgagttggggttggaaagaaggatagaggagaataatagatcgagagagagatgagagtgatgagacgagtagtagtagctgttgccgctggagtccagcacgtccgtgtcagctggagtctggaatgtccacagctggaggatgtctacggcagctcaaaggaacctacgagacaaagaagctcagggactccagaaaggtctatggttagtaactttaatgggacagggagagttaaagtaaatgatggggggaagggggggagataggatcccagtgtgtcagtccgccggttcccctggcagtctaggcctatagcagcataagagctggtccaagcctgagccagctcaaactataagctttatcaaaaaggaagcACTGCAGGACGCACCATCATCTCGTCCGATGGGCCAGGCTCATCACACCTTTCTTCAGATCACACAGGTTTACAAATGTTCTCAATGACATTCTGCAAAGCTCTGGTTCAAAGAACAACACCTGAAGAATCGAAGCCAACAGGTCAGAGTTTAATGTACTCATGTGGCTCTGACGTTCACGTGTCTGTCTACTGGAGGTGATACATTAACGTCTGCCGTACATGTCAGCCTGCAGGCGGGACGACTCATATTATCTGATTACTAATATTGATTACACAGTTCAAGCAATATGCTGTATACTGTGTTGTACTTGAGGCAAATGAGGATTATTGAATTCAGCTGtacttaaagagagagagagagagagagagagagagagagagagagagagagagagagagagagagagagagagagtgattcTTCATACTTTAATTGAGTTCAAAAGTTGACCGGGCCGACCAGCCTCTCTCTAGCTTTTATGTCCACTTGAATCATGGTGACAGTccatgcatctgtgtgtgtgtatgtgtgtatgtgggctGCAGCAGACCAtacttcagcagcagcagattttGAGCcagatcatctctctctccctctttctgtctctctctctctctctctccctctctcaccatCAGCTGTGATTACTTTGGTAAAACAGCGCTGCGTCGCAGAGAACCAATTTTGCTAATGCACAGCCTTCACGCGCACACACAGCATGGTTATTGATGAGGCAAATGGGGAGGGGAGCAACAAGGGGGCACACACTCTGCTGGGaaatggggagagagagagagagagagagagagagagagagagagagaaagagagagacagacagacagagggaggacgAGAGAAGGACGAGCTGGACTGGGACAAAGAGAGGGACaacaggagagacagagggaagaggagggacTAGGATGGCAAAAGCTTGGACGCTCAGACATGTAGACTGGAAATGGAGAGAGGTGTCCAGTTAAAGAGCcaataaagaaaaggaaagaaaagggagaCAAGGAAGGATGGAGGATGCAGAAGGAAGTACCAGGATTGTCTCTTTTTTATGGATGATGATGCAGGTGGACTCCAAGAAAGAGACAAGTTCGGAAAAACTGGGATGTAAATTCTCTTGAAGTTGTCGAATGTCACATGCAGAAGataaaaaaagctgaaaaaggACAGTAAAGGAGGCGGTCGGAGTGATTCTGATTGAACGTCTTCCACAGCAGGACAGTCATTAAACACTCAGACGTCTTACTTTCGTTGCTGTGGCAGACGGGAGATGGATATGACTTCTGAGGCGTCCTCCACGGGGTGGATGAAGACTGCATCGGGGGCCGTGCATGTGTGCAGATGATCCTTCTCTCCTCGTGGTAAAGCATGGCGTCAAAAGAAGCTCATCCCACCTGAAGAATGAGGGACCTGGAGGATTTTGAAGgttgtttgaatgttttgaagTGTTGCTGAGGATGTGTTTTGAGAAAGGAGAGGGACACTGCTCTCTTGTGTTGAAGGCCCTAGGAATAAAAAATGGAGGGTTATATATTCAATAAGCTCTCAAGATCGATCCACCCAAAAACTCTCCTTAAGGTTCTCTAAAATCGACCAGggccttctctttcttctctgtcttcttttaAAGCCTCTGCACCAACCAGGAACCTTTAAGAGGAGCTTATCCACCAGGAATCACTACTAGAGGTCCCTTAACATTCAGCATTCACCCTTTTACTGATGATCCACTCTTTATGTCAGGAGGTTAGCATTTAGCCGTCCATCTCCAGAAAACATCCTCTCAAACCTCTCACATATTTTTGAAATCTCATCCTAGGAGTGAATTTCCTGCAAGATATATTTTCTGACATGATCACCTGAGAGCTGAATGATTATCTGGGAGTTCTGTGCAGAGtattcactctctctgtctggcCTAAAAGGGGGTTTATATGCTCTATGGGGCAAACATTCGACTGGAGATTGTACCAAGgaccttaaaaaacaacatatccaCAGGAAAATATTCCTCAAAGTGTCTGAAGCATCCAGAAACCTGTATTAAAGGGTACATATCTCACTGAAACACCACTTTTGAAGGCTTTTTTTCATGCTAAGAGTAACTAGTTTTGGTTAAACATCCAGCAGTATGGCCAACATGGAGAGCTTGTCTCACTTTGACTAGCCTAAACTGGGActccaggaggagagagggaataaAGACAGACACATGTTGAGGAAAGTCAAAGTTACCCTGCATCTCTGAGTTCTTCATCATCTGACTGTGCACTCATCTGCAGAAACAGCTCTCCTGGTTTTATGCATCTTTCACCGAGCGTCTCAAATCACTCACGTAGAGCCTGGTACAGGAGCGCTGCAGCATGGGACTCAGCTGCTTCAAGTCCTGGAAACATGACAACACGGGGCACAAAGGtgaggcaaacacacacatgtgcacacacacatgtgcacacacacacacatgtgcacacacacacacacacacacacacacacacacacacacacacacacacacacacacacaccatcaacaTATTAGCTTTTAATCCCTCctgtgtgtggtgtgatgtggtttGCATGTTGCCCTTAAGTGAAATCTGCTAAATGCTGACTCAGGACGCTGCTGGGGTGactttgtgtacatgtgtgtgatgGAGTATGACTTTGAGAGGACAGAAGAGCATGATGGGACATGGGAGAGGGGAGAAGTGTGTTAACGAATCTGCATGAGTTTGAGACAAAGatagatgaggaggaggaggttcaTGTGATTCCAATAAGTCTTGGTGCCAGGTCTACAGAGTAACATGCAGGTGGAAGATGGATAATAAAATAGCATTAGCTGGTCCTCCAGCAGAGTAAATCATGGCATGTGCGTGCATCCTTGCAGGTAACAGAGACGTGTTGGCCAGCCCAGGCTCGTACTTCTTCCTCTCTAACAGCGCCGGTCAGGGTGACGAGTGGCTGAAGAGTCTGAACAAGGGAGTCTGGATCCCTTTCAcaggtaaaagaaaaacagcagctgcATCATCTTAGCATGCTTCTGAAGAAATGTGTTGTCTCTAAAACTGGCATTGAAGTCAAGTCACCAAGTATCTtcagtctctctctgcttttattggaTGTCTGTTAACTTTTGAGTTTGTCCTCGTCTTCACCTCACTGATCCTTTTACATATCCAACATGTTGCACTCCCCTtgtttcaatttaatgtagaaTCTTTGAAAGTAAGCCTCTCGGTGCAGGGGGTCTCTTATGGCAGGAACTGCTACTGAACAAGACAGCATGTGAGCGTGCACGCTGGTGAACACACGTGAAGGCCGCTGCACGAATTTAATACATTATCAGGGCCTTGTACAAAGAAACCAACAAACAtaattaaagtttttttatCAATGAGTGAGTCAGAGTCTCCATGACTCCTAATgaagtccaagtccaagttgTCTGTGCATGGTTTAACGTCACAGATTTTAGCCTCCAGTCATCTCGTTTTCAGGGGTCTTTGGTCAGCGTCTGGAGGAGACGGTGCTGTATGAGCGACGTTATGGTATGCGTTTGGTTCCTCTGGTGGTGGAGCAGTGTGTGACCTTCATCCGGGATCGCGGCCTGCAGGAAGTGGGTTTGTTCCGGCAGCCAGGACAGGCCAGTCTGGtcaaagagctgcaggaggcTTTTGATGCAGGAGAGAGACCGTCCTTTGACAGGTGTGATACCTCTGCTGTCTGCCTGGGCTGCACATTGAGtcaaatttttcaaaataaaacactgagctgtaactttttgttttctccctGCAGTAACACGGACATCCACACGGTGGCATCTCTGCTGAAGCTCTACCTCAGGCAGCTGCCTGAGCCTCTGGTTCCTTACAAGCGTTACCAGGACTTCCTGCTGTGTGGTCAGAAGCTGATGAGTGACCACAAACAGGTACTAGCTATACCCATGAAACCTGCTTTTACTGATGAGTCAGAGTCTGGATTTATCTCAGTATTAAGTAAGATGTTTCACAGTCTCTCTAAATCATGATATTCTACTACCTTATGTCACCACTGGAGCTCAAAAACTCCAAAATACCCTCATGTTTTGATGCAAACTTCCACATAAAGGCATAAAGtgaaatattaacatttagtgtttctttCCTAACTTTCTTCTTTAATGTTCAcatcctctgtctttgtctctctctcagggTTTGTCAGAGCTGAGACATCTCCTCCATGAGTTGCCCGTTGCAAACTTCAACCTGCTCAACTTTATCTGCCAGTAAGAACCTCCTGaccttgtttctctttcttctcacaAACTTTACTAAGTCCTATGAGTCATGTTTGTGTAGTGTCGAGGCTTTGAAGCGCTAACAgcgtcctctgtgtgtgtgtgtgtgtgtgtgtgtgtgtgtgtgtttgtgtgtgtgtgtgtgtgtgtgtgtgcaggtttctAAATGACGTCCAGAGTtactccagcagcaacaagaTGAGCAGCCAGAACCTGGCCACTGTGTTCGGGCCAAACATCCTCCGAGCCAAAGCTGAAGATCCGCAAAGCATCGTGGGAGGTAAAGACACAAACTGACCCACAGCTCTACAAGAAGGGGATTTATTCAACCCCTAAGCTCCACCCAgactttccttctcctcttcttcttgtttcctAGGTGCAGCGCTGGTCCATGTCCTGATGTTGGAGCTGATCAGAGAGCATGAGCCTCTCTTTGCCCGAGTGCCTCCGTCCATCTCCGCCCGTCCACCCTCAGGTTTGCGTGCCTCACCCAGTCCCCTGAGACAGCCTCACCTCCACCCGTCGCCCTGCCATCGCCAGCTGTCGCTGCCTCTCATCACAGAGCGCTCAAAAGAAGCAGGACAGTTGGCTGCAGATGCACAGAACCACAGGTAAAACTCATGCAAGCATCTCACAGATTCATGATCAATTTCTATTCCCCAGTGACAACAAACTTCCAGGATAAGCCTCTCTGTAGGTTAAAAAGAGGTCAGCATTCATTCCTCCTTTGACTCTCTTCATTACTCGAACATGGGCCGAGGATTTCTCGACATTAAGCattgttaaaactgttttaGATTTATCAGTGGAGTAAGACAAAGGCTAATGTTCAAACACAACAGGACGCTGGTGAAGAAATTGGCTGAATGACCCGAAACCCTCCTGAATACCTCACAAGTGTGATAATGAAAGGTTCACAGGAACGGCAGCTTTTGTATTATCTTAATGAATGTTCTTCTGTCTTAAAATGTTTTCTAGGTGTGTTTGACGGTAGTATGTTGTATAACTGTTCTGTTGGGTCAGTTTTGCAGTATGCTTGGCCAGGCATTGCCGGATTTCctgtttcagaaagcggaagtaaacaatgaccaAGATAATGAAACTGCTTCTGTACCATCCAGTTACGAtttggaatttaataattttcacaacaCCTAAACATAAACGtatataactttttttctgtcatatACGGGGGATAAAAGCAGaacattagcgctgtgcattgtgggaatcAGTACAAAAAGGAGACTGGTCCGacgcatactgagaaattttcccgaattaGTACGACATGTGGGTAGTTTTTGCATACTGCAAATTTTGCTcatgttcacatactgcatactgacaGTACGTACTACTGGTATAATAGGCAGTTTAGAAAACAACTAGAGACAATCAGGCGTCTACTAGTGCTCACTCCTTACTCCCCCTGCATCCGTAAAACCATCGTTGGGGAACTTGCCGTAAACATTGCCTACTTCAAATCAAAGCTAAGCAACTTTGATAGTAACACGACCATTTCAAAATGGTCAACAAATTCTCCTCATGACGTCAGGCGTGGTTCTGTGTGATTTGGACAGCTGCAATCCCTCTCTTGCAGCCTGCAGACACACCCGTCTCATTTATTgagacagaggctgttttcgaaacggcctgctacatactacctacaaatgtagtaggcagtaggtattgcctactacatactgcgtttggatttagtatgtagtatgactgttctgttcaatctgtgttgcagtctgctgagtcagacgtcactggatttcaggTTCCgaaaagcggaagtaaacaatggccaagctgatCGCAAAAATGCATCTTTAGCAACACTTATTATTCAAAATGtttagaagtggtttatatggaatttaattatttttacagCACCGAAAAACTGAATGCCACCgtcaaaaaagaataaaaagaagaggcataacgttagcgctgtgcattgtgggaaactacgcagggaagactggtccgatgcatactgataCGTTTTCCCGAACCAGTAGACATCTTGGTAGTTTTGGcattctgcagattttgctcttgttcacatactacatactacatgctgaattttggccaaatcagtacatactgctagtatagtaggcggtttcgaaaacagccagagagagtGGGGCATGCTGTGTGAGTTGCCGGAGCTGCTATCTGTAGCTTACCATAGTTTGGCCATGTTTGCTATTATTTTTCACTTTGATCACTTTCCACAAACATAAATACAGATGTTCATTCAACTTTGCAAATACAGAAAAAGGCCTTTCCTTTATGAGATCCCTGGTCAACTGTGAACCCTACCTGTCCTCTCCTGCTGGTCTTGCCTACTCCTTGTCCTACCCAACATGTCTACTAAAAAATCTACTCTTCCTACATCCATCCCATTTCTCACATCCATCCAGTCTTGCATCATATAACATTTTACGGGTTGGCCTTTTTCAtgtgtaaatatttttttgaagtctaaccttctttccttcctttctgtaGCTGCACCTCCTCGACTTCTGCAAAAGCAGATTTGCCTTTCAGCCAGAAGAGACTTCTCGGCCATCGCTATACCTCCTCCCACCCAGAAAACTGCTTCTACCCTGTGCCCTCCTCCGGTCAGCACCACTCACACCACAATGTAGATCTTCACCAACACCATGCTGGACAAAGATCGTCCCTTGCACATACTCAAGCCTCTGCATCAAGCGTCCAGGTTCTAGGCCCACAGCCACACAGCTCCAAGTCCAAATCCATGCTTGTGGACTTGGCAAAGGCCTGGCCAGATGCAGACGCTGATTTATGGTGTTCTGGTGCTGCAGATGAAGAGGCTGCAGTGCAAGAAATAGCCAGCGGAGGCAGCAGTGACGCTCAGGATGACAGCAACCTTTCTGCCTACGACAACCTGGGTGGAGATTGTGAACGAGAGGGGATGGCAGACATCACCAAAGGACTTCTTGCAACTTGTGGAGATGAGGCGGACCTGGAGGAGGTGTGGCAGACAAGAGGCTCCTCCTCTTCGTGGTCTTCTTGTGAGGTTCTACCATTGGATGAGAGCAGGGATGATGCGGACACGGTTAGTCCTGACATGTCGCCAAAGAGACCTAAAAATGTGCCTTCAGGTCAGATATCTGAAGATGAAGACGGTCATAATGATGATCCCAGGGATAAAAACAGTGACTGtaatgaggaagaggatgatgatgatgatgatgatgatgatgatgatgatgatgatgacgacgatgatgacgatgatgacgatgatgacgaTGAAGATGCCCACCCTAACTCCCCGGCTTCATGTGTGCTACTCAGCCCTGTGAGCACAGGGAGCTCTGAGGTGTTCCTCCCCTCTGGTCCTCCAGATGTCCAGGGGCCTGAGCCTCAGCCGCAGCCCAGGGGCGCTCACTCACTcctggatgagctgcagctgcagatGTCCCGGCAGAAGGCTGAGTACCAGGCCAGGATACAGAGGTGAGACACCACCACAAGTACAGGTAACCTGCTGGACTACTAAACAGTATTCATTGAAATCCAGTACCTCAGCACTgataattttaatatttgtttcacttttgtttGGTCTTCAAAGGACAAAAAGTTAATTTCCGTACTAATGATACAAGTTGCGCTAGACCTCTGAAAACTACACAGTAATCTGGAGAAGGCCTCAACTTTGAAACTCAGTTTAATTTTGtctcctttaaagctgctgtcggtaggaatggtgtaaaaaagtttttttttttctgctgggtttggagaaaaggtcataatacccatctgtgctcatcagtaagtggagtaatttgagaccattgtgaaatctctgcgttttccaatgcctttgtaccaagcaatgttattattcccctcgttccctcaatgacggaccaatcatagcttatCTCCAGTCCTCGGTTCTGGTTGGTTGAGGGGCgacccctactacgtcctccgattggttatgaggtTGGCActaagaaatgaaaataaagagcaACCACTGTCTTCTTTGGACCTCCGATGCTGggacattaaatacaaatatctgTGTTGGTTTTTTGCAACCATCAACAAAAGAGCAGTTTGCATGTCTAGTTCTAACCTTTCACACCTTCACTCtgcaacaccaaaacaaaaccatAGTAGTATAGGAGGTAGAAGAATCACTCCAGGAGTGAGGAGTGGTATTGCATGCATGCCTATGTAAATCTCTCCTGTTGTTACATTACTACAGGAGCAAATTCAAAATGCATTGTAGAAGCTCTCTTATTTCAGTAGTTCAGCTACGGAAACAATGCAGAAGCTTTCTGGCTTTCACATTCTCAAGAAGAAGCAAGTTTTTTGTCATGTGGGACCCTTTAAGCTCAACCAGAAAACGTTTCTGAGTTGCAAAACCTGATTCAAGCCCATAGTAAACTGCTCACTTTTAAAGCAGAattacacatgtttacagcctggtacaaaaacagtattGGCACTTCTCCCTTGGTTCTTCCTACGTGACAGGTGGTGAGCTTTTTTAAATCATCCATTTCAATTATATTAAGGCTTAGAGTTGCCCCCAAGCGTTGTGCACAATTAGGCATAATTATGGGAGTGG contains:
- the LOC117812729 gene encoding rho GTPase-activating protein 22-like, which encodes MGLSCFKSWKHDNTGHKGNRDVLASPGSYFFLSNSAGQGDEWLKSLNKGVWIPFTGVFGQRLEETVLYERRYGMRLVPLVVEQCVTFIRDRGLQEVGLFRQPGQASLVKELQEAFDAGERPSFDSNTDIHTVASLLKLYLRQLPEPLVPYKRYQDFLLCGQKLMSDHKQGLSELRHLLHELPVANFNLLNFICQFLNDVQSYSSSNKMSSQNLATVFGPNILRAKAEDPQSIVGGAALVHVLMLELIREHEPLFARVPPSISARPPSGLRASPSPLRQPHLHPSPCHRQLSLPLITERSKEAGQLAADAQNHSCTSSTSAKADLPFSQKRLLGHRYTSSHPENCFYPVPSSGQHHSHHNVDLHQHHAGQRSSLAHTQASASSVQVLGPQPHSSKSKSMLVDLAKAWPDADADLWCSGAADEEAAVQEIASGGSSDAQDDSNLSAYDNLGGDCEREGMADITKGLLATCGDEADLEEVWQTRGSSSSWSSCEVLPLDESRDDADTVSPDMSPKRPKNVPSGQISEDEDGHNDDHDDDDDDDDDDEDAHPNSPASCVLLSPVSTGSSEVFLPSGPPDVQGPEPQPQPRGAHSLLDELQLQMSRQKAEYQARIQRLERCNDVLERQVAILRVSLEQQKRSQSVAEIKIRKMERAKVDADLRNTTLQREMEMFFQMYGEFRRGDGGGRGGGSL